The Papio anubis isolate 15944 chromosome 5, Panubis1.0, whole genome shotgun sequence genome has a segment encoding these proteins:
- the DUSP1 gene encoding dual specificity protein phosphatase 1 has product MVMEVGTLDAGGLRALLRERAAQCLLLDCRSFFAFNAGHIAGSVNVRFSTIVRRRAKGAMGLEHIVPNAELRGRLLAGAYHAVVLLDERSAALDGAKRDGTLTLAAGALCREARAAQVFFLKGGYEAFSASCPELCSKQSTPMGLSLPLSTSVPDSAESGCSSCSTPLYDQGGPVEILPFLYLGSAYHASRKDMLDALGITALINVSANCPNHFEGHYQYKSIPVEDNHKADISSWFNEAIDFIDSIKNAGGRVFVHCQAGISRSATICLAYLMRTNRVKLDEAFEFVKQRRSIISPNFSFMGQLLQFESQVLAPHCSAEAGSPAMAVLDRGTSTTTVFNFPVSIPVHSTNSALSYLQSPITTSPSC; this is encoded by the exons ATGGTCATGGAAGTGGGCACCCTGGACGCTGGAGGCCTGCGGGCGCTGCTGAGGGAGCGCGCGGCGCAATGCCTGCTGCTGGACTGCCGCTCCTTCTTCGCCTTCAACGCCGGCCACATCGCCGGCTCTGTCAACGTGCGCTTCAGCACCATCGTGCGGCGCCGGGCCAAGGGCGCCATGGGCCTGGAGCACATCGTGCCCAACGCCGAGCTGCGCGGCCGCCTGCTGGCCGGCGCCTACCACGCCGTGGTGTTGCTGGACGAGCGCAGCGCCGCCCTGGACGGCGCCAAGCGCGACGGCACCCTGACTCTGGCGGCCGGTGCGCTCTGCCGCGAGGCGCGCGCCGCGCAAGTCTTCTTCCTCAAAG GAGGATACGAGGCGTTTTCGGCTTCCTGCCCGGAGCTGTGCAGCAAACAGTCGACCCCCATGGGGCTCAGCCTTCCCCTGAGTACTAGCGTCCCTGACAGCGCGGAATCTGGGTGCAGTTCCTGCAGTACCCCACTCTACGATCAG GGTGGCCCGGTGGAAATCCTGCCCTTTCTGTACCTGGGCAGTGCCTATCACGCTTCCCGCAAGGACATGCTGGATGCCTTGGGCATCACTGCCTTGATCAACGTCTCAGCCAATTGTCCCAACCATTTTGAGGGTCACTACCAATACAAGAGCATCCCTGTGGAGGACAACCACAAGGCAGACATCAGCTCCTGGTTCAACGAGGCCATTGACTTCATAG ACTCCATCAAGAATGCTGGAGGAAGGGTGTTTGTCCACTGCCAGGCAGGCATTTCCCGGTCAGCTACTATCTGCCTTGCTTACCTCATGAGGACTAACCGAGTCAAGCTAGACGAGGCCTTTGAGTTTGTGAAGCAGAGGCGAAGCATCATCTCCCCCAACTTCAGCTTCATGGGCCAGCTGCTGCAGTTTGAGTCCCAGGTGCTGGCCCCACACTGCTCGGCAGAGGCTGGGAGCCCCGCCATGGCTGTGCTCGACCGAGGCACCTCCACCACCACTGTGTTCAACTTCCCCGTCTCCATCCCTGTCCACTCCACGAACAGTGCGCTGAGCTACCTTCAGAGTCCCATCACGACCTCTCCCAGCTGCTGA